Proteins encoded in a region of the Streptomyces sp. NBC_00310 genome:
- a CDS encoding GNAT family N-acetyltransferase — protein MIKDRVNRVTGARVIRTALPAETPAITALHARARATYYPTGTPDDGTDWPAAWRRAIERPDGHVLCTVEHGRITGIASFRTADGAPADTVYLAQFHVDPDQWRRGTGRALHAACVEEWRADGRRTAGLSVHVDNHRARAFYAALGWTPDPRQPPTPGDHHLLLAFHVPGE, from the coding sequence GACCGTGTGAACCGAGTGACCGGAGCGCGCGTGATCAGGACCGCGCTCCCCGCCGAGACCCCGGCCATCACCGCACTGCACGCCCGAGCCCGCGCGACGTACTACCCGACCGGCACCCCCGACGACGGCACCGACTGGCCCGCCGCCTGGCGCCGCGCCATCGAGCGGCCGGACGGCCATGTGCTCTGCACCGTGGAGCACGGCCGGATCACCGGGATCGCCTCCTTCCGCACGGCCGACGGCGCCCCCGCCGACACCGTGTACCTCGCGCAGTTCCACGTCGACCCCGACCAGTGGCGCCGGGGCACCGGCCGTGCCCTGCACGCGGCCTGCGTGGAGGAGTGGCGGGCGGACGGCAGGCGCACGGCCGGCCTCTCCGTCCACGTGGACAACCACCGGGCCCGGGCCTTCTACGCCGCCCTGGGCTGGACCCCTGACCCCCGGCAGCCACCCACCCCCGGCGACCACCACCTTCTGCTCGCTTTCCACGTACCCGGGGAATGA